In Oryza sativa Japonica Group chromosome 1, ASM3414082v1, the genomic stretch CAGTGTAAGAAACTTATACAGCTTATATTTTTGACATGGAGTGAGCAACTCTTTATGGCGATTAGTGACTATGGGTGATCATAGATTTCAATTTTCAGTACAAAAAATGCAGTTCAAAGCAAAACAAAATACTTACGCTTTCAGGCAGACAATACCCATGATCAATTGGTATCAGCTCAATCTGCCCATTCTCATCCTTACGAATCAGTATGTTGCCGCCATGGCGATCCGTGTTAGCTAGCCTCATATCCAAAACAGCAATCTTGTGCACCTCTTGCACAGGGAAAGCCCTAGGACCAAACTCCTCACAACTCCCAGAATTCTTCACAAACATTTGCAAGGACCCAATTTTCGGTTCTTTCTCCGCGCAATCATACTTAGTCTGATCAACATAACCATTCAAACATCGAACAAGAACTGTCGGAGGAACACCAGCAAACCCTAGTTCATCGCTCACGCGATAACCACTAATAGGATGGTCAAGAATGTATGCTGCAACCTCCCTGAATGCACCTTCACCGACTCTTGTTCCTCTCTTTAATCCTTCCCCATCACTGGACAAAGGGTAGCCATTAGGATTGTCCTTTGCCATTGGCTCTTCATTTATTGGCTTGAAAACAGCAACATACTCTTGGCCTGATGAATCTAGCATGAAGTAGACTCCCCCAGTGCCCTCTGAGGACATCACAGGTGTGTGCTCCATTTCTAGCCCAGCAAGTGTAGCTTCGATCATACCCGTAATTTTTGGAGTAAGGGTAACACTTGGGTTGACAAGAACTGGTTCAATCAGGGGATATTTCTCCTTGGCATCATCAAATTGTAAATTGTTTCCAATGTCAGAAGAAATGGATAATTGCTCAAAAGATTCTTCTATTTCATTTCCATTAAAATTTTCTGACTTGTTTGCAAGAAAATCGGTATCAGAAGTGTTGGTCTCACAAATGGTGGAGATTAATGTGCTTTCATCAAGCTTTTCACCATTGACCAAAGTCATGCTCTCTCCAATACCATTGGGACTTTCAACATTTCTTGAAATCTCTTGCTTCATATATCTAGCATTTCGACGTTGGTCCACTTGGAATTTAAACTTCCTTCCATAAACAGTCCTCACAGCGGTTCGTCGTGGATCTGATAGTCGGATCACGAGATGAAGCACACTTCCATACCTCACCCCATAGTCACGGATATGGCTATCATTGCGAGAGAGCTCTCTGCCTTCGAAAACCAACCTTTGGTTTCTCGCCACAAATCCTTTGCTGTTTTGGATCCGAAGCTTCACTGCGGCAACCGAATCAGACTCAAGTACTTGCATTTTGGCTAGAGGAACACCGGGAACTGCAAGGTAGAGTAAGAAGACCTCTGGT encodes the following:
- the LOC9266535 gene encoding phosphatidylinositol 4-kinase gamma 2 isoform X2, which codes for MASTGIAVSPSNNDALDLAVAQLDGDQSSYHHTPEVFLLYLAVPGVPLAKMQVLESDSVAAVKLRIQNSKGFVARNQRLVFEGRELSRNDSHIRDYGVRYGSVLHLVIRLSDPRRTAVRTVYGRKFKFQVDQRRNARYMKQEISRNVESPNGIGESMTLVNGEKLDESTLISTICETNTSDTDFLANKSENFNGNEIEESFEQLSISSDIGNNLQFDDAKEKYPLIEPVLVNPSVTLTPKITGMIEATLAGLEMEHTPVMSSEGTGGVYFMLDSSGQEYVAVFKPINEEPMAKDNPNGYPLSSDGEGLKRGTRVGEGAFREVAAYILDHPISGYRVSDELGFAGVPPTVLVRCLNGYVDQTKYDCAEKEPKIGSLQMFVKNSGSCEEFGPRAFPVQEVHKIAVLDMRLANTDRHGGNILIRKDENGQIELIPIDHGYCLPESFEDCTFDWLYWPQARQPFNVETLDYIKSLDEEEDIKLLKLNGCEPSSKCVRVFRLSTMMLKKGAVRGLTPYEIGNMLCRENITTKSKIEEIVEEAEHVVLPGIGEKAFMEAISGIMDRYLNELFK
- the LOC9266535 gene encoding phosphatidylinositol 4-kinase gamma 2 isoform X1; the encoded protein is MEDKEKNLCIAVSPSNNDALDLAVAQLDGDQSSYHHTPEVFLLYLAVPGVPLAKMQVLESDSVAAVKLRIQNSKGFVARNQRLVFEGRELSRNDSHIRDYGVRYGSVLHLVIRLSDPRRTAVRTVYGRKFKFQVDQRRNARYMKQEISRNVESPNGIGESMTLVNGEKLDESTLISTICETNTSDTDFLANKSENFNGNEIEESFEQLSISSDIGNNLQFDDAKEKYPLIEPVLVNPSVTLTPKITGMIEATLAGLEMEHTPVMSSEGTGGVYFMLDSSGQEYVAVFKPINEEPMAKDNPNGYPLSSDGEGLKRGTRVGEGAFREVAAYILDHPISGYRVSDELGFAGVPPTVLVRCLNGYVDQTKYDCAEKEPKIGSLQMFVKNSGSCEEFGPRAFPVQEVHKIAVLDMRLANTDRHGGNILIRKDENGQIELIPIDHGYCLPESFEDCTFDWLYWPQARQPFNVETLDYIKSLDEEEDIKLLKLNGCEPSSKCVRVFRLSTMMLKKGAVRGLTPYEIGNMLCRENITTKSKIEEIVEEAEHVVLPGIGEKAFMEAISGIMDRYLNELFK
- the LOC9266535 gene encoding phosphatidylinositol 4-kinase gamma 4-like isoform X3 — protein: MQVLESDSVAAVKLRIQNSKGFVARNQRLVFEGRELSRNDSHIRDYGVRYGSVLHLVIRLSDPRRTAVRTVYGRKFKFQVDQRRNARYMKQEISRNVESPNGIGESMTLVNGEKLDESTLISTICETNTSDTDFLANKSENFNGNEIEESFEQLSISSDIGNNLQFDDAKEKYPLIEPVLVNPSVTLTPKITGMIEATLAGLEMEHTPVMSSEGTGGVYFMLDSSGQEYVAVFKPINEEPMAKDNPNGYPLSSDGEGLKRGTRVGEGAFREVAAYILDHPISGYRVSDELGFAGVPPTVLVRCLNGYVDQTKYDCAEKEPKIGSLQMFVKNSGSCEEFGPRAFPVQEVHKIAVLDMRLANTDRHGGNILIRKDENGQIELIPIDHGYCLPESFEDCTFDWLYWPQARQPFNVETLDYIKSLDEEEDIKLLKLNGCEPSSKCVRVFRLSTMMLKKGAVRGLTPYEIGNMLCRENITTKSKIEEIVEEAEHVVLPGIGEKAFMEAISGIMDRYLNELFK